CCAAAGCGTCGGCTTGGCCTGAGTCCAGAGTCAGTTGCTCGGCGGCTCTGAGCAGCATCTCCGCACGTGGCCCCAATCGGTGCGGCAAAAAGAGGGTGTCGGCCAAGAGGCGCAGGTCGCCCAGCTCGGCACCGGGGCCAAACTCCGGCAGCCAAGCTTTCAGTGCCCGCTCGCCCGATTCTTCGGCGTCCCACTCCGCGCCGCCCGCCGCGTAATCGGCCAAACTGTGCAGGCCCGCAAAATTCGGCTCGAAGGGGGTATTAGGATTTGACAAAATGCCCGAGACTTCGCCCCGCAGCTCTGGCAGTCTGCCGCCGTATGGCCCCAAGTGCAGGCGGTGAATGGTGTAATCGCTGACGTGTAAGTTGTCCCAAATCAGCGGCTTACGCCCCAACACTTGCGCCACTTCGCGCACCGACTCGGCGCTGATGTGCGGCGAGACGATCAGCGGCCCTGTCCACAGCACTTCGGTGCCGCCGTCTAAGCGGGCCACCTCGCGCAGATACGGCGACTCGGCCACCGAGGGCTGGGCCATCTCGCCGCAGTATTCGGTGGGGCAAAACAAAAACAGGCCGTCTATTCCCTGCGCCCGTAAATGCTGGCGAAGCGTGTGCGTGATGTCCACCTGCTCGGCGGCCTGCGCGGCCCGGTCGGCCTGATTAGGAATGTCGTCAAATAGCAGGGCAAAGTCGCGCACGCCCAAAGAAACCATGGAGTCCATTTTGCTCAGCAGCGCGGCCCGATCAGCTTCATCTTGCCAGTTGAGATCAAGGCCCGGAGCCAGCGCGTAGACAAAGTGCACG
The DNA window shown above is from Deinococcus detaillensis and carries:
- a CDS encoding beta-N-acetylglucosaminidase domain-containing protein, which produces MQLLGVIEGFYGRPWTAFQRSRLLGWMQGWSMNTYLYAPKDDLYHRARWREAYPETERLSLGELVKAAQQRGVHFVYALAPGLDLNWQDEADRAALLSKMDSMVSLGVRDFALLFDDIPNQADRAAQAAEQVDITHTLRQHLRAQGIDGLFLFCPTEYCGEMAQPSVAESPYLREVARLDGGTEVLWTGPLIVSPHISAESVREVAQVLGRKPLIWDNLHVSDYTIHRLHLGPYGGRLPELRGEVSGILSNPNTPFEPNFAGLHSLADYAAGGAEWDAEESGERALKAWLPEFGPGAELGDLRLLADTLFLPHRLGPRAEMLLRAAEQLTLDSGQADALAQLQAGRAAYRRLLSALEKGSNRELLFDLHPYLVDLNEELTRLIRDAQDAASGNAPSARPYRGGLADKLLELGRGRELS